In Ochotona princeps isolate mOchPri1 chromosome 21, mOchPri1.hap1, whole genome shotgun sequence, a single genomic region encodes these proteins:
- the CCR3 gene encoding C-C chemokine receptor type 3, with the protein MQQTNEMATSTGRIETVAEVLGTTIYDYAVGIPCEKVSIKELGAQFLPPLYSLVFIVGFLGNTMVVVILTKYKRLRIMTNIYLFNLAISDLLFLFTLPFWIHYIRRKEWVFDNSMCKFLSGLYSLGLYSEIFFIILLTMDRYLAIVHAVFALRARTVTFGVITSVLTWVFAGLAALPEFIFREFHGGPEESTCSPAYPTNEEEAWKHFHTLKMNILGLVLPLLIMAICYSGIIKTLLRCPNRAKCKAIRLIFLIMLVFFLFWTPYNLVLFLSAFQTVFLENSCECNRKLDLARQVTEVITHTHCCVNPIIYAFVGEKFQKYLHHFFHRHVGIYLSKYIPFLPSERLERASSISPSSGDPDLSVVF; encoded by the exons ATGCAACA GACAAATGAGATGGCAACCTCAACAGGCAGGATTGAGACTGTGGCCGAAGTCTTGGGGACTACAATCTACGACTATGCTGTGGGAATTCCATGTGAAAAAGTCAGCATCAAAGAGCTGGGGGCCCAGTTCTTGCCCCCACTCTATTCCCTGGTGTTCATCGTTGGTTTCTTGGGCAACACTATGGTGGTGGTGATCCTCACAAAATACAAGAGGCTTAGAATTATGACCAACATCTACCTGTTCAACCTGGCCATCTCTGACTTGCTCTTTCTCTTCACTCTTCCCTTCTGGATTCACTATATCAGGCGGAAAGAGTGGGTGTTTGACAACAGCATGTGCAAGTTCCTCTCGGGGTTGTATTCCCTGGGCTTGTACAGTGAGATCTTTTTCATAATCCTGCTGACAATGGACAGGTACCTGGCCATCGTGCATGCGGTGTTTGCCCTTCGAGCCCGCACGGTCACCTTTGGGGTCATCACAAGTGTCCTCACCTGGGTCTTCGCAGGGCTAGCAGCCCTCCCAGAATTCATCTTCCGAGAGTTCCATGGGGGGCCTGAAGAGTCTACATGCAGCCCTGCATACCCCACGAACGAGGAAGAGGCCTGGAAGCATTTCCACACCCTGAAAATGAATATCCTGGGACTTGTCCTGCCTCTGCTCATCATGGCCATCTGCTATTCTGGAATCATTAAAACGCTGCTCAGGTGCCCCAACAGAGCCAAGTGCAAAGCTATCCGGCTCATTTTTCTCATAATGTtggtctttttccttttctggacACCCTACAACCtagttctgtttctttctgcctttcaaactgtcTTCTTGGAGAACAGCTGTGAGTGCAACAGAAAGCTGGACCTGGCCAGGCAGGTGACAGAGGTGATCACCCACACCCACTGCTGTGTCAACCCTATCATCTATGCCTTCGTAGGGGAGAAATTCCAGAAGTACCTGCATCACTTTTTCCATAGGCATGTAGGCATCTACCTGAGCAAATACATCCCATTCCTTCCTAGTGAGAGGCTGGAAAGGGCCAGCTCCATCTCCCCATCATCAGGTGATCCAGACCTTTCGGTTGTGTTCTAA